TTCTCCACCCTGTTCTCCACCGTCGGCGAGGCCTACTCTGCACTGTTCCGCGGTGCGGTCTTCGACTGGAACGCCCGTACCACGGAACGGGCGATCCGCCCACTGACCGAATCCCTGGTCAGCGGCACCCCGCTCATCCTCACCGGGCTCGGCATCGCCATGGCCTTCCGCTGCGGACTGTTCAACATCGGCGGGCAGGGGCAGGTCATCCTCGGCGCCACCATCGCCGGCTACCTCGGCTACGCCCTCGAGCTGCCGCCGGTCGTGCACATGCTCATCGCCACCCTCGGCGGAATCATCGGCGGCGCGATCTGGGCCGGCATCGCCGGCGTCCTCAAGGCGCGGACCGGAGCCAACGAGGTGATCGTGACGATCATGCTCAACTCCATCGCCGGGTATCTGTTGGGCTACCTGCTCAAGCAGGGCTGGTTCACCCACACCACCTCGGCGAATCCGCAGTCCAGGGCCATCGACGACTCCTCACAGATGTTCCTGCTGCTGCCGCCTCCGTTCCGACTGCACTTCGGATTCATCCTCGCCATCCTCGCGACGATCTTCGTGTGGTGGCTGCTGGAGCGGTCGACGATCGGATTCGAATTCAAGGCCGTCGGCGCCAACCCGCACGCAGCGCGGACCGCGGGCATCTCCGTGGCCAAGGTGACCATCACCGTGATGGTCGTCGCCGGTGCACTCGCCGGACTCGGCGGAGCGGCTCAGGTGCTCGGCACGGAGGGCAAACTCACCGGCGGAATCAGCGGTTCGATCGGTTTCGACGCGATCACCGTCGCGCTGCTGGGACGGTCCAAACCCTGGGGAACATTCCTGGCGGGTCTGCTGTTCGGCGCGTTCAAGGCCGGCGGCTATCTCATGCAGTCGCAGACCGGGACCCCGATCGACATCGTCCTCGTCGTCCAGTCCGTCATTGTCCTGCTCATCGCGGCCCCGCCGCTGGTGAGGTCGATCTTCCGGTTGCCCACACCGGTGCTCAAGCGGAAGGAGGCCTGACATGAGCGCTCAGACCGCGGAAGCAACACCCGCGAACCAGCTCAAGTCGCTGACCCCGATCACGTGGAAGTTCCCGATCGTGTACACGATCCTGGCGCTCGTGTCGCTGATCTCCTTCGGCATCATCGGCCGTGACGGGCAGACGACCTTCAGGATCGCGACCGGGGGAGACCTCTTCGCGATCCCCGACGTGGTCGTGTCCTCGACCGTGGCCGGACTGATCCTCTCCCTGATCCTCGTGGTGATGGCGGCCGCCTCGATCTACTTCGCGATCCGACGCGTCACCCTGGCCGGATGGTTCCCGATGGTCTTCGGCATCATCTTCGTCGTGTCCTTCCTCGCCTGGGCCGGTGGCGGCAGCGGTGGGGTGATCCCGCTGACCACACTGCTGGCCGGTGCCCTGGCACTGTCCGTGCCGCTGATCTTCGGCGCCATGTGCGGGCTCGTCGGCGAACGCTCGGGCATCATCAACATCGCCATCGAGGGTCAGCTGCTGGCGGGTGCGTTCCTCGCCGCCGTCGTCGCTTCGGTGGTCAAGAACCCCTATGCGGGACTGCTGGCGGCACCGATCGCCGGTGCGCTGGTGGCCGTCATCCTCACGTTCTTCGCGGTGAAGTACTGGGTCAATCAGATCATCATCGGCGTGGTCCTCAACGTGCTCGTCGTCGGAGTCACCAGCTTCCTCTATTCGACGGTGCTCTCCGAGGACCCCGAGCTGTGGAATGCCCGGCAGAAGCTTCCCGACCTGCCGATCCCACTGCTGTCGGACGTTCCCCTCGTGGGCCGGGTGCTCTTCGACCAGAACATCCTCGTCTATATCATGTATGTCGTCGTCATCGCCCTCCAGATCTTCGTGTTCCGTTCGAAGTGGGGCCTGCGCATGCGGGCGGTCGGCGAGCACCCGAAGGCCGCCGACACCGTGGGCATCAAGGTCAATTTCACCCGCGTGCGCAACACGCTGATGGCCGGTGCGATCGCGGGCCTCGGCGGTGCCTTCTTCACCGTCGGATCCGGGTTGGCCTTCGGCAAGGAGATGTCGGCGGGACAGGGCTACATCGCTCTGGCGGCGATGATCCTCGGCAAATGGAACCCGAAGGGCGCCCTGCTCGCGGCCCTGCTGTTCGGCTTCTCCAAGAGTTTGGGCAACACCCTGCAGTCCATCGGAACCCCGGTGGCCAACGAGCTGCTGCTCATGCTTCCCTATATCGTCACGGTTCTCGCCGTCGCCGGATTCGTCGGTCGGGTCCGCCCGCCGGCGGCCGAAGGCGTGCCGTACGTGAAATAGTCCAATACTGAAGAGAGAGGTATCCCCTATGACTTCTGCAGATGTCGAAGCCTCTGAACACGTGTGGAGCGTGGAACCCACCCCCGTCTCGGTCGACGATCTGTCCGAGGGCACCTGGTCGCTGCTGCGGGACGAGGCGAGGCGAGCGATGGGCTTCGCCTACGTTCCGTACTCGTCCTATCCCGTGGGCGCGGCGGCGCTCGTCGACGATGGGCGCATCGTCAGCGGCGCCAATATCGAGAATGCCTCGTTCGGGGTCACGCTGTGCGCCGAATGCTCCCTCGTCTCCGACCTGTTCATGTCCGGTGGCGGGCGGCTCGTGGCCTTCGACTGCGTTGACGGTGCGGGCCAAACCCTGGTTCCGTGCGGACGCTGCCGCCAACTACTGTTCGAACACGGCGGCAATGACCTGATCCTCAACATGCCCAGCGGCAGAGAGCCCATGTCGGTGGTGCTGCCCGAGGCCTTCGGGCCGGATCACCTCAGCCGTGTCGGGCGCGGGGACGAGGCCGGCCCGCACAGCGTCCCCAAGCACTGAACCCGATATCGCCGAGGTGGTACCGCCACCTCGGCGATCAGCTGTGACCACACGAACGGCCACCCCAAGAACGGTCACATCCCGAGACCGGCCGTCACCAGACCGGTCACCAGCAGAGAACGAAGGATTGAGAACGTGAGTGTAGAGGCATTCGATGCCGTCGACGTCATCGCAGCCAAACGCGATGGCCGCACCCTGAGCAGAGCCCAGATCGACTGGGTCATCGACGCCTACACCCGTGGAGTCGTCGCCGATGAGCAGATGGCCGCGCTGGCCATGGCGATCTTCATCAACGACATGGAATCGGCCGAGATCGCTCACTGGACGCAGGCGATGATCGCATCGGGCGAACGGATGGACTTCTCGTCCCTGTCGCGGCCGACCTCGGACAAGCATTCGACCGGAGGAGTCGGGGACAAGATCACCCTGCCCCTGGCCCCGCTCGTCGCGGTCTTCGACGTCGCCGTCCCGCAGCTGTCCGGTCGCGGTCTGGGCCACACCGGGGGAACCCTCGACAAGCTCGAATCCATTCCGGACTGGCAGGCGGGCCTGAGCAATG
The Brevibacterium marinum genome window above contains:
- a CDS encoding ABC transporter permease; this encodes MTTDTSPATPPPAPPPNAEAEPDKEQNLLQEILSGSWLVSVLAIVLALLLGGVLIAVSNAEIVAAAANFFAAPGSFFSTLFSTVGEAYSALFRGAVFDWNARTTERAIRPLTESLVSGTPLILTGLGIAMAFRCGLFNIGGQGQVILGATIAGYLGYALELPPVVHMLIATLGGIIGGAIWAGIAGVLKARTGANEVIVTIMLNSIAGYLLGYLLKQGWFTHTTSANPQSRAIDDSSQMFLLLPPPFRLHFGFILAILATIFVWWLLERSTIGFEFKAVGANPHAARTAGISVAKVTITVMVVAGALAGLGGAAQVLGTEGKLTGGISGSIGFDAITVALLGRSKPWGTFLAGLLFGAFKAGGYLMQSQTGTPIDIVLVVQSVIVLLIAAPPLVRSIFRLPTPVLKRKEA
- a CDS encoding cytidine deaminase, yielding MTSADVEASEHVWSVEPTPVSVDDLSEGTWSLLRDEARRAMGFAYVPYSSYPVGAAALVDDGRIVSGANIENASFGVTLCAECSLVSDLFMSGGGRLVAFDCVDGAGQTLVPCGRCRQLLFEHGGNDLILNMPSGREPMSVVLPEAFGPDHLSRVGRGDEAGPHSVPKH
- a CDS encoding ABC transporter permease, with translation MSAQTAEATPANQLKSLTPITWKFPIVYTILALVSLISFGIIGRDGQTTFRIATGGDLFAIPDVVVSSTVAGLILSLILVVMAAASIYFAIRRVTLAGWFPMVFGIIFVVSFLAWAGGGSGGVIPLTTLLAGALALSVPLIFGAMCGLVGERSGIINIAIEGQLLAGAFLAAVVASVVKNPYAGLLAAPIAGALVAVILTFFAVKYWVNQIIIGVVLNVLVVGVTSFLYSTVLSEDPELWNARQKLPDLPIPLLSDVPLVGRVLFDQNILVYIMYVVVIALQIFVFRSKWGLRMRAVGEHPKAADTVGIKVNFTRVRNTLMAGAIAGLGGAFFTVGSGLAFGKEMSAGQGYIALAAMILGKWNPKGALLAALLFGFSKSLGNTLQSIGTPVANELLLMLPYIVTVLAVAGFVGRVRPPAAEGVPYVK